From the Desulfobacterales bacterium genome, one window contains:
- a CDS encoding substrate-binding domain-containing protein has translation MKTMLSTKEVAKFLDVNEKMIYTLVAEKGLPATKVTGKWLFPQHLVEQWIEISTINYPKPMTQLPPYHGLLIITGSNDPLLDRTMTLFNKLYPEHVSVFGNLGSMGGLRALRQNLCHMASSHLLVEDGNDYNFEFAIAELDVMPAVVNFCRREQGILVQKGNPKNISGIVDLAQPGIRIVNRPLGTGTRLLLDGELKKMEIEGSGVEGYHHEVQKHIDVAVDVMSGRADAGLGIRAVADILDLGFIPLRWERYDFLINKERYFDEGVQLFIGLLHDDEFKTMANQYAGYDLSLSGRVIFPGKGK, from the coding sequence ATGAAAACAATGCTTTCAACAAAGGAAGTGGCGAAGTTTCTCGATGTCAACGAAAAAATGATCTATACGCTGGTGGCCGAAAAGGGCCTGCCCGCAACAAAAGTCACGGGTAAATGGCTGTTTCCGCAGCATCTGGTTGAACAGTGGATTGAGATCAGCACGATCAATTATCCCAAACCCATGACCCAGCTCCCGCCTTACCATGGATTACTGATTATTACCGGAAGTAACGATCCTCTCCTGGATCGGACCATGACTTTGTTTAACAAATTATATCCGGAACACGTCTCGGTCTTCGGCAATCTGGGAAGTATGGGAGGGCTCAGGGCGTTGCGGCAGAACCTGTGCCACATGGCGTCGAGTCATCTTCTGGTGGAAGATGGAAATGATTACAACTTTGAGTTTGCGATAGCCGAACTGGATGTCATGCCGGCGGTGGTGAATTTCTGCCGTCGGGAACAGGGCATACTGGTGCAGAAAGGGAATCCGAAAAATATTTCCGGGATTGTCGATTTGGCTCAGCCGGGGATTCGGATCGTCAATCGTCCACTTGGCACCGGCACCCGCCTGCTGCTGGATGGCGAGTTAAAAAAGATGGAAATAGAGGGCTCAGGAGTCGAGGGCTATCATCATGAGGTTCAAAAGCATATCGATGTGGCTGTCGACGTGATGAGCGGGCGAGCGGATGCGGGGCTGGGGATACGGGCCGTGGCCGATATCCTGGATCTCGGTTTTATTCCCCTGCGTTGGGAACGTTATGACTTTCTCATCAATAAGGAGCGATATTTTGACGAGGGCGTTCAGCTGTTTATCGGCCTTCTGCATGACGATGAGTTCAAGACAATGGCCAATCAGTATGCGGGGTATGATCTCAGCCTGTCCGGAAGGGTGATTTTCCCGGGAAAAGGAAAATAG